One region of Fimbriiglobus ruber genomic DNA includes:
- a CDS encoding IS630 family transposase: MAEARDGKRTVYFVDASHFVLASFLGWVWCFVRLHVRAASGRQRYNVLGALNAVTHELVTEINTTYITATSVCALLRKIAALGGSLPITLVLDNARYQRCALVEHTAKALGIELLFLPSYSPNLNLIERLWKFVKKEALNSRHHQDFKKFQEAIDHCLADLPTKHREKLATLMTHKFQTWDNVSLLDA; encoded by the coding sequence TTGGCGGAAGCCCGCGACGGTAAGCGGACGGTGTACTTCGTGGACGCGTCGCACTTCGTCTTGGCGTCGTTCCTGGGGTGGGTGTGGTGCTTCGTCCGGTTACATGTCCGGGCCGCGTCGGGACGGCAGAGGTACAACGTGCTGGGTGCGCTGAACGCGGTCACGCACGAGCTGGTGACAGAAATCAACACGACGTACATCACGGCCACCTCGGTGTGTGCGTTGCTCCGCAAGATCGCGGCCCTCGGTGGGTCATTGCCGATCACGCTGGTACTCGACAACGCCCGCTACCAGCGGTGCGCGCTGGTGGAGCACACGGCCAAGGCACTCGGGATCGAGTTGTTGTTCCTGCCGTCGTATTCGCCGAACCTGAACTTGATCGAGCGACTCTGGAAGTTCGTGAAGAAGGAGGCGTTGAACAGCCGCCACCATCAGGACTTCAAGAAGTTCCAGGAGGCCATCGACCATTGCTTGGCGGATCTGCCGACGAAACACCGAGAGAAACTGGCGACCCTGATGACCCACAAATTCCAGACGTGGGACAATGTGTCACTCCTGGACGCGTAA
- a CDS encoding serine/threonine-protein kinase, producing the protein MPDPMHPAEQTATKSVADPAVTASGPSDLSAAATHVDDPATRAPVPPTAPSGRYELGDEIAHGGMGAVYRATDTAFGREVAVKLLLDRYGPQSGTARRFADEARITGQLQHPNIPAVFDLGTLPDGRPFLAMKLIKGDTLDALLKARPDPAAERGRFVAAFELVCQAVAYAHAHDVIHRDLKPANVMVGAFGEVQVMDWGLAKVLRTGGDGAADPEATSVASAVVSLRDADDLMTQAGSVLGTPAFMPPEQAVGAVHKVDARSDVFGLGGILAVILTGMPPFAAGSAETTRVKAATGDVADCFARLDACGADPELVALCKRCLSPRTPDRPADAGEVARAVAALRAAADDRARQAELDKVRVEGDLRAADARTAEQRKRRKAQAALGLTFTALVVLGGLFTWWAREQERGRREQAEREVTRPSRRRSPGTHRPAGQTATRPCGPRRERPLSRPGTGPGSPPPRPRSGTASATCSPRSSRSRRTVGSAAPYWRSRPAWATGSPSTATRTSTGPTPGTSGRSATTAPTCSPSPRRRAPTCSGPSAAIAPSS; encoded by the coding sequence GTGCCCGACCCGATGCACCCAGCTGAACAGACGGCCACGAAATCCGTCGCCGACCCAGCCGTAACCGCCAGCGGCCCCTCCGATCTTTCGGCCGCCGCCACCCACGTTGACGACCCCGCCACTCGCGCCCCCGTTCCGCCGACTGCCCCGTCCGGCCGCTACGAACTCGGTGACGAGATCGCCCACGGCGGGATGGGCGCCGTCTACCGGGCCACCGACACCGCCTTCGGTCGCGAGGTCGCCGTTAAGCTGCTCCTCGACCGGTACGGGCCGCAGTCCGGGACCGCCCGCCGGTTCGCCGACGAGGCCCGCATCACCGGGCAGTTGCAGCACCCGAACATCCCGGCCGTGTTCGACCTCGGCACCCTGCCCGACGGCCGCCCGTTCCTGGCCATGAAGCTTATCAAGGGCGACACCCTCGACGCCCTGCTCAAGGCCCGCCCCGACCCGGCGGCCGAGCGGGGGCGGTTCGTGGCCGCGTTCGAGCTGGTGTGCCAGGCGGTGGCCTACGCCCACGCCCACGACGTCATCCACCGCGACCTGAAGCCGGCCAACGTGATGGTGGGGGCGTTCGGCGAGGTGCAGGTCATGGACTGGGGCCTCGCCAAGGTCCTCCGCACCGGCGGCGACGGGGCGGCCGACCCGGAAGCCACGTCCGTCGCCTCCGCGGTGGTCAGCCTGCGGGACGCCGACGACCTGATGACCCAGGCCGGGAGCGTCCTCGGCACCCCGGCGTTCATGCCCCCCGAGCAGGCGGTCGGGGCGGTCCACAAGGTCGACGCCCGGAGTGACGTGTTCGGCCTCGGCGGCATCCTGGCCGTCATCCTGACCGGCATGCCGCCGTTCGCGGCCGGCTCGGCCGAGACGACCCGGGTGAAGGCGGCCACCGGGGACGTGGCCGACTGCTTCGCCCGGTTGGACGCGTGCGGGGCCGACCCGGAACTGGTCGCCCTCTGCAAGCGGTGTTTGTCCCCGAGGACGCCCGACCGCCCGGCCGACGCCGGGGAGGTGGCGAGGGCAGTGGCCGCGCTGCGGGCGGCGGCCGACGACCGGGCCCGGCAGGCGGAACTGGACAAGGTGCGGGTGGAAGGCGACCTGCGGGCCGCCGACGCCCGGACGGCCGAGCAGCGGAAGCGGCGGAAGGCACAAGCCGCCCTCGGGCTGACGTTCACTGCCCTGGTGGTACTCGGGGGCTTGTTCACCTGGTGGGCCCGGGAGCAGGAGCGGGGCCGCCGCGAGCAAGCCGAGCGGGAGGTGACCAGGCCGTCGAGACGGCGGTCGCCCGGTACGCACAGGCCCGCGGGGCAGACCGCGACCCGGCCCTGTGGGCCGAGGCGCGAGCGGCCGCTCTCCAGGCCCGGGACCGGGCCGGGCTCGCCGCCGCCCCGCCCGAGGTCCGGGACCGCGTCCGCGACCTGCTCGCCGAGATCGAGCAGGTCGAGAAGAACCGTCGGCTCAGCGGCACCCTACTGGAGATCCAGGCCGGCATGGGCGACGGGCTCGCCTTCAACAGCAACCAGGACTTCGACGGGGCCGACGCCCGGTACGAGCGGGCGTTCCGCGACTACGGCACCGACCTGTTCGCCCTCTCCCCGGAGGCGGGCGCCGACCTGCTCCGGTCCCTCGGCGGCGATCGCACCGTCGAGCTAG
- a CDS encoding tetratricopeptide repeat protein — MRFAEAEAVTRQGFEALVAASCPDDWRSSVRYRLRQTAGTLAGLAEATGKPDEARKWRAEAAKYVDHQARGRALYEQGDPDGAVAAFRTAVQFDPKATNARINLGLALQKIGSWDEAMAVYRAAARLDPKNASAPLRIALVSINIQNDYAAALPFAQKAVELAPKDAQAHSSLGLARLGVGDERGAVAAYEEACGLNPNDAAAKNGLARSRLLPRLPGVLAGIDRPATPAEAAQFAWLFGLPSHKRYLAAARLYEKSFVNDPKQNTADRYNAACCAVRAARGDGGDAPPDPAERAAWRAKALAWLRANLVVREKKAALPSRADRQASADRLVEWLGDAKLSGVRPGLARIAMTPAERADWDALWAEVRATISAARQPPSTPDTAPPPRRK, encoded by the coding sequence ATGCGGTTTGCGGAGGCCGAGGCGGTCACGCGCCAAGGCTTCGAGGCGCTCGTCGCGGCGAGTTGTCCGGACGATTGGCGGTCGTCCGTCCGCTACCGCCTCCGCCAGACGGCCGGCACGCTGGCCGGCCTCGCCGAAGCGACTGGGAAGCCGGACGAGGCCCGGAAATGGAGGGCCGAAGCCGCAAAGTACGTCGACCATCAGGCCCGGGGGCGTGCGCTGTATGAGCAGGGTGACCCGGACGGGGCCGTCGCGGCCTTTCGGACGGCCGTCCAATTCGACCCGAAGGCCACCAACGCGCGTATAAACCTGGGGCTGGCCCTGCAGAAGATAGGAAGCTGGGACGAGGCGATGGCGGTCTACCGGGCGGCGGCCCGCCTCGACCCGAAAAACGCCAGCGCCCCCCTCCGGATCGCCTTGGTCTCTATCAACATACAGAACGATTATGCGGCCGCCCTCCCCTTTGCTCAGAAGGCGGTGGAACTTGCCCCGAAAGACGCTCAGGCGCATTCGAGCCTGGGCCTCGCCCGGCTGGGGGTCGGCGACGAGAGGGGTGCCGTCGCCGCCTACGAGGAGGCCTGCGGCCTCAACCCGAACGACGCCGCCGCCAAGAACGGGCTCGCCCGGTCACGATTACTCCCCCGTCTCCCGGGCGTTCTTGCGGGGATCGACCGGCCCGCCACTCCGGCCGAGGCCGCCCAATTCGCCTGGCTGTTCGGCCTGCCGTCCCACAAGCGCTACCTGGCCGCCGCCCGGCTGTACGAGAAGTCGTTCGTCAACGACCCGAAGCAGAACACGGCCGACCGCTACAACGCCGCCTGTTGCGCCGTCCGAGCGGCCCGCGGGGACGGGGGCGACGCCCCACCCGACCCCGCCGAGCGGGCCGCGTGGCGGGCCAAGGCCTTGGCCTGGCTGCGGGCCAACCTGGTTGTGCGGGAGAAGAAGGCCGCCTTGCCCAGCCGTGCCGACCGGCAGGCCTCCGCCGACAGGCTCGTCGAGTGGCTGGGGGATGCGAAGCTATCGGGCGTGCGGCCGGGGTTGGCCCGGATCGCCATGACCCCGGCCGAGCGGGCCGACTGGGACGCCCTGTGGGCCGAGGTGCGGGCGACCATCTCCGCCGCCCGCCAGCCGCCCTCGACGCCGGACACGGCCCCCCCGCCGCGACGGAAATAA
- a CDS encoding transglutaminase-like domain-containing protein — protein MHIQVECEIALTFPEPAAVVLMLSLHPSIAPAARGSERLEVEPAVGLHRFADVYGNRCARVFVPAGQVVFRHFAVVENSGLPDPQVWDAYHHRVQELPDDALLFLLASRYCEVDSELKEAAWAMFGALPAGWPLVRAVCTFVHQHIRFDYQQARANRTALDVFRERVGVCRDFTHLAITLCRCLNVPARYCTGYLGDIGVPVAPEPMDVSAWFEVYLGGQWHTFDARHNVPRIGRVVVARGRDAADVAMTTAFGVNQLEWFRVGTIEVAGSPNDAG, from the coding sequence ATGCACATTCAAGTCGAATGCGAGATCGCCCTCACCTTCCCCGAACCAGCGGCCGTAGTCTTGATGCTATCGCTGCACCCGTCGATCGCCCCCGCCGCCCGTGGGTCCGAGCGACTGGAAGTGGAACCCGCGGTCGGACTGCACCGGTTCGCCGACGTGTACGGAAATCGTTGCGCGCGGGTGTTCGTGCCGGCCGGACAGGTAGTGTTCCGCCATTTTGCGGTGGTCGAGAATTCCGGCCTGCCGGACCCCCAGGTGTGGGACGCCTACCACCACCGGGTACAAGAATTGCCGGACGACGCTCTGTTGTTTCTCCTCGCCAGCCGGTATTGTGAAGTGGACAGCGAGTTGAAGGAGGCCGCCTGGGCCATGTTCGGCGCCCTGCCGGCCGGGTGGCCCCTGGTCCGCGCCGTTTGCACGTTCGTCCACCAACACATTCGGTTCGACTATCAGCAAGCACGGGCGAACCGGACGGCGCTGGATGTTTTCCGGGAGCGCGTCGGGGTTTGCCGCGACTTCACCCACCTGGCGATAACACTCTGTCGGTGTCTGAACGTGCCGGCCCGGTATTGCACCGGATACCTGGGCGACATCGGCGTTCCGGTGGCCCCCGAACCAATGGACGTCAGCGCGTGGTTCGAGGTTTACCTCGGCGGGCAGTGGCACACGTTCGACGCCCGGCACAACGTGCCGCGGATTGGTCGGGTAGTGGTCGCCCGCGGTCGGGACGCGGCCGACGTCGCCATGACAACAGCGTTCGGGGTGAACCAGTTGGAGTGGTTCCGGGTCGGGACGATTGAGGTGGCGGGGTCGCCTAACGATGCGGGTTAG
- a CDS encoding response regulator, translating to MAEETASPLAVLIVEDNEDVAMSTDFLLSSCGYRVLLAKNGPDALKSVEADPPDVVLMDIGLPRMDGWRVAQKIRSQTAGKQPIIIAVSGYGTTPDKLRSASEGLDGHLVKPVSPAELIGLLGEIQTSRVIKARNKSLFAS from the coding sequence ATGGCAGAAGAAACCGCCAGTCCGCTCGCCGTTTTGATAGTCGAAGATAACGAAGACGTCGCGATGAGCACCGATTTCCTGCTGAGCAGTTGTGGGTACCGCGTTTTGCTTGCCAAGAACGGTCCCGATGCTTTGAAATCCGTCGAAGCAGACCCGCCGGACGTCGTCCTGATGGACATCGGCCTACCCAGGATGGACGGCTGGAGGGTGGCCCAAAAGATCCGGTCCCAGACGGCGGGGAAGCAACCGATCATCATCGCGGTATCCGGGTACGGGACGACACCGGACAAGCTTCGTTCGGCCTCCGAAGGGCTTGACGGGCATCTCGTGAAGCCTGTGTCACCTGCCGAACTGATCGGGTTGCTTGGGGAGATCCAAACGAGTCGGGTGATAAAAGCAAGAAACAAAAGTCTCTTTGCGTCGTGA
- a CDS encoding transposase, whose product MEPVAKGLHITHWTSQDLARQAVTDGIVDAISPRTIRRILDEVDLQPHRTRYWRTARLDTTFKERAEKVLWCYGNAEQMARRGIWTVAVDEMPNLQILERNPIRRAIPGAIEQQEFEYTRHGTVNLLLFLIVHTGRMEVAVEAKKDAAHYIRALRAFRRRHRRLNGVFLIQDGDPSHTAGDTQEYWAGCRGWWRPRRTPAHASWLNQAEMLVGAFGYHYLKRGSWDDRGAFIEHVLASGPEYNRLYAHPFEWTWTNPKMRQWFASHTH is encoded by the coding sequence TTGGAGCCCGTCGCCAAGGGATTGCACATTACCCACTGGACCAGTCAGGATCTGGCCCGCCAAGCGGTCACCGATGGCATTGTGGACGCCATCAGCCCACGCACCATCCGGCGGATTCTGGACGAGGTGGATCTGCAACCACACCGCACCCGATATTGGCGAACGGCCCGCCTGGACACCACCTTCAAGGAGCGGGCCGAGAAGGTGCTCTGGTGCTACGGGAATGCCGAACAGATGGCCCGCCGGGGTATCTGGACGGTCGCGGTTGATGAGATGCCCAATCTCCAGATCCTGGAACGCAACCCGATCCGGCGAGCGATCCCCGGCGCGATCGAGCAGCAGGAGTTCGAGTACACGCGGCACGGAACGGTCAACCTGCTGTTGTTCCTCATCGTCCACACGGGCCGAATGGAGGTGGCGGTTGAGGCCAAGAAGGACGCGGCCCACTACATCCGTGCGTTGAGGGCTTTCCGTCGTCGGCACCGAAGACTCAATGGTGTCTTTCTGATCCAAGACGGTGACCCCAGCCATACGGCCGGCGACACGCAGGAATATTGGGCCGGTTGCAGGGGGTGGTGGCGACCCCGGCGGACTCCGGCTCACGCCTCGTGGTTGAATCAAGCCGAGATGCTGGTCGGGGCGTTTGGCTATCACTACTTGAAACGAGGTTCGTGGGACGATCGGGGGGCATTCATCGAGCATGTGTTGGCGTCCGGTCCCGAGTACAACCGGCTCTACGCCCACCCGTTTGAGTGGACCTGGACCAACCCGAAGATGCGGCAGTGGTTCGCCAGCCATACCCACTGA